A single region of the bacterium genome encodes:
- the mreD gene encoding rod shape-determining protein MreD, producing MKKYIVLALIFYSLIVFQTSFLVHFKFLDYLPNIAIVFFVLLNLFEERREKSGLIMSFVAGFILDVFSGKPFGFYTAILLTTSLIIKFVIKKYFRLGIDANHIIK from the coding sequence ATGAAAAAATATATCGTTCTTGCCCTGATTTTTTATTCCCTGATTGTCTTTCAGACCAGCTTTCTGGTCCATTTTAAGTTTTTGGATTACCTCCCGAATATCGCTATTGTCTTTTTTGTCCTCCTGAATCTTTTTGAAGAAAGGCGAGAAAAATCAGGCCTGATAATGAGTTTTGTCGCCGGCTTCATCTTGGACGTCTTCTCTGGCAAACCCTTCGGCTTCTATACCGCAATTCTGCTGACAACCTCCTTAATAATTAAATTTGTTATCAAAAAGTATTTTCGCTTAGGAATTGACGCCAACCATATAATAAAATGA
- the mreC gene encoding rod shape-determining protein MreC, which yields MANNLQSSKRTKTALFLIAIAVVFFLLNRTEFGKETKNAILLVSSPVQGLFWKQGQSVSRFFETLKGITALEKENHELKLQNQELKAEIAGLQELKSENEDLRKLLDFAPEKDFKLTMADVTGKDPFEDTLFINKGSDDGISTGFPVITSEKILVGRIEEAFSNTSRVILVSNKKSSLGVKIEGLDGVAGVAKGMGKSEIIFDLIPQEAKIEKGNLVVTTALDKTFPKGLLIGEIAGVNFSDIKPFRTARIKSAFNLEDLNALFIITGLK from the coding sequence ATGGCAAATAATCTCCAGAGCTCTAAAAGGACAAAAACCGCGCTTTTCTTGATAGCGATCGCGGTTGTTTTCTTCCTTCTTAACAGAACCGAGTTCGGCAAAGAAACCAAAAATGCCATTCTCTTAGTTTCTTCCCCGGTCCAAGGTTTGTTTTGGAAGCAAGGACAGAGCGTCTCTCGTTTTTTTGAAACTCTGAAGGGGATTACGGCTTTGGAGAAAGAAAATCACGAATTAAAACTGCAGAACCAAGAGCTAAAGGCGGAAATTGCCGGGCTTCAGGAACTGAAGAGCGAAAACGAAGATTTAAGAAAGCTTTTGGATTTTGCGCCTGAAAAAGACTTTAAATTAACGATGGCAGACGTTACCGGCAAAGACCCCTTTGAAGACACTCTTTTTATTAACAAGGGTTCAGATGACGGAATCTCGACGGGGTTTCCGGTAATCACTTCGGAAAAAATCCTGGTCGGCAGGATCGAGGAGGCCTTTTCGAATACTTCCCGCGTTATCCTTGTCTCGAACAAAAAAAGCTCCCTGGGCGTAAAAATTGAGGGGCTGGACGGAGTTGCCGGGGTAGCCAAGGGTATGGGAAAATCGGAAATTATTTTTGACCTCATCCCTCAAGAAGCAAAGATTGAAAAGGGAAATCTCGTCGTCACCACCGCTTTGGACAAAACCTTTCCTAAAGGATTGCTGATAGGGGAAATCGCCGGCGTCAATTTCTCTGATATAAAACCTTTTCGAACGGCTAGGATAAAATCGGCTTTCAATCTCGAAGACTTGAACGCCTTGTTCATAATAACCGGTTTAAAATAA